One Salvelinus namaycush isolate Seneca chromosome 4, SaNama_1.0, whole genome shotgun sequence genomic window carries:
- the ccr10 gene encoding C-C chemokine receptor type 10, producing MDYDHSLVTGDYFDYNETSTRGYKLIERCEASEQQLTIKVFQTCVFLLVFLLGLLGNSLVIATFVLYRRMRLRSMTDIFLFQLAIADLLLLLTLPIQAGDTLLGHWAFGDALCKATHASYAVNTYSGLLLLACISVDRYMVVARTQEVLRLRSRMLTGGKVASLGVWLTALLLSLPEILFSGVEREQEGEAHCGMNVWVEESWRVKTATRCAQIAGFCLPFLVMVACYSLIGRVLCEGRGRGGWRRQRTLRLMVVLVAVFLLFQLPYTVVLSLKVAGPGAASQTCDQWAATLLREYVTCTLAYTRCCLNPLLYALVGVRFRSDVLKLLHGVSCLCWAVSGPHLESCTSGSPSSLGLTTLSPLPPTSPLLLPPDTLPHSVKYQPPTASHPFGPTKVFLFPSRPTLPSNGLLQSTVSKTKPV from the coding sequence ATGGATTACGATCACAGCCTGGTGACAGGGGACTACTTTGACTACAACGAGACTTCCACCAGAGGCTACAAGCTCATTGAGCGCTGCGAAGCCAGCGAGCAACAGCTGACCATCAAGGTCTTCCAGACCTGTGTCTTCCTCCTGGTTTTTCTCCTGGGCCTACTCGGCAACTCCCTGGTCATCGCCACCTTTGTTCTCTACCGCCGCATGCGTCTCCGCTCCATGACTGACATCTTCCTCTTCCAGCTGGCCATTGCCGACCTCCTCCTACTCCTTACCCTGCCCATCCAGGCTGGGGACACCCTCCTGGGCCACTGGGCCTTCGGCGATGCCCTGTGCAAGGCAACGCATGCTAGCTACGCTGTCAACACCTACAGCGGGCTGCTGCTGTTAGCCTGCATTAGCGTAGACCGCTACATGGTGGTGGCTCGAACCCAGGAGGTGCTGAGGCTACGTAGCCGCATGCTAACAGGTGGCAAGGTGGCCTCGCTGGGCGTGTGGCTAACCGCCCTGCTCCTTAGCCTGCCCGAGATCCTCTTCTCCGGGGTGGAAAGAGAACAGGAGGGGGAGGCGCACTGCGGCATGAACGTGTGGGTGGAGGAGAGCTGGCGGGTCAAGACGGCCACCCGCTGCGCCCAGATTGCCGGCTTCTGCCTGCCCTTCCTTGTCATGGTAGCCTGCTACTCGCTGATTGGCCGAGTGCTGTGTGAAGGGCGGGGACGGGGGGGCTGGCGGCGCCAGCGGACCCTGAGGCTGATGGTGGTGCTGGTGGCCGTCTTCCTGCTCTTCCAGCTGCCCTACACCGTGGTGCTCTCCCTCAAGGTGGCAGGGCCAGGGGCTGCCAGTCAGACCTGCGATCAGTGGGCTGCCACACTGCTGAGGGAGTACGTGACTTGCACCCTGGCATATACACGCTGCTGTCTCAACCCCCTCCTCTATGCCCTGGTGGGTGTCCGCTTCAGGAGCGACGTTCTGAAGCTGCTCCACGGCGTTAGCTGCCTGTGCTGGGCCGTGTCTGGGCCTCATCTGGAGAGCTGTACCTCGGGGTCACCCTCCTCCCTGGGCTTAACCACCCTCTCCCCCCTGCCGCCCACCTCACCTCTGCTCCTACCCCCCGACACCCTGCCACACAGCGTCAAATATCAGCCTCCAACTGCAAGCCACCCCTTTGGTCCGACCAAGGTGTTTCTCTTCCCTAGTAGGCCTACCCTGCCCTCAAATGGCCTGCTTCAGTCCACTGTCTCCAAAACCAAACCGGTCTAA
- the LOC120046360 gene encoding interferon a3-like isoform X1, protein MHRPTTSLLICLFLTLCNGLSMGCRWMDDHKFIQHSETLLKLLNIMGGEFTTDSVDVPFPEDLYTQAQDLPTNDTIWFILQTLEKIDELFDGELDSVWDEKKVENFLNVLTSQSDGLQSCVTAQKKNSKNLQMYFKRLNNHVLKRMAYSAHAWELVRKEVRTHLRRLVLLGSATENSI, encoded by the exons ATGCATAGGCCTACGACGTCTTTGCTTATTTGTTTGTTTCTAACCCTGTGCAATGGTTTGTCGATGGGctgtagatggatggatgatCACAAATTCATACAACACAGTGAGACCTTATTGAAATTACTCAATATTATG GGTGGGGAGTTTACTACAGACAGTGTGGACGTACCTTTCCCAGAGGACCTGTACACACAAGCTCAAGATTTACCA ACTAATGATACAATTTGGTTCATCCTCCAAACCCTTGAGAAGATCGATGAGCTGTTTGATGGGGAACTAGACTCCGTCTGGGATGAGAAGAAAGTGGAGAACTTCCTCAATGTTCTCACCAGtcagtctgatggccttcagTCATGT GTTACGGCCCAGAAAAAAAATAGCAAGAATCTGCAAATGTACTTCAAGAGGCTGAACAACCATGTCCTTAAAAGAATG GCATACAGTGCTCATGCATGGGAGCTGGTCAGGAAAGAGGTTAGGACACATCTGAGGAGGCTGGTTCTTCTGGGTTCAGCTACAGAAAACAGCATCTAA
- the LOC120046360 gene encoding interferon a3-like isoform X2 gives MDDHKFIQHSETLLKLLNIMGGEFTTDSVDVPFPEDLYTQAQDLPTNDTIWFILQTLEKIDELFDGELDSVWDEKKVENFLNVLTSQSDGLQSCVTAQKKNSKNLQMYFKRLNNHVLKRMAYSAHAWELVRKEVRTHLRRLVLLGSATENSI, from the exons atggatgatCACAAATTCATACAACACAGTGAGACCTTATTGAAATTACTCAATATTATG GGTGGGGAGTTTACTACAGACAGTGTGGACGTACCTTTCCCAGAGGACCTGTACACACAAGCTCAAGATTTACCA ACTAATGATACAATTTGGTTCATCCTCCAAACCCTTGAGAAGATCGATGAGCTGTTTGATGGGGAACTAGACTCCGTCTGGGATGAGAAGAAAGTGGAGAACTTCCTCAATGTTCTCACCAGtcagtctgatggccttcagTCATGT GTTACGGCCCAGAAAAAAAATAGCAAGAATCTGCAAATGTACTTCAAGAGGCTGAACAACCATGTCCTTAAAAGAATG GCATACAGTGCTCATGCATGGGAGCTGGTCAGGAAAGAGGTTAGGACACATCTGAGGAGGCTGGTTCTTCTGGGTTCAGCTACAGAAAACAGCATCTAA